Genomic DNA from Dama dama isolate Ldn47 chromosome 26, ASM3311817v1, whole genome shotgun sequence:
AAAGATCTCTTGTATTTTAAGTTAgctaagaattttttcttttagcagtgaataaaaggtaaaatttatCAAACACATTTTTGCATTTCATTGAATGGTCATAGAATTCTAATCTGCTAAAATGGTGAATTATAGAATTGTTAAAGCAAACTTCCATTCTTTGCTTACACTCTAACCAAGATGTATCATCTTTTAATATGTATTTGGCTTcagtttgtatcttttttttgagTGAGAgtgttcctttgtttttcttgagtttttcTTGTATCCATGCATGAAACAATAAATTTTAACTAGGGATTATTAAGTGtaagtttcttcttcttcttcacacCTTGCAGTAGAGGGACTCCACTGTGGATAATTTTGGACATGGGATTTGGCTGTGCTTCCTGGGGGGTTTTGTCATTAACTTTTTAGACAGTCTGGGGAGGGTGGTTGGGTAGCAAAAGGTAACCAATGAATAACAAATTACACACATTTACTACCTTTGGCAAAAAGGAACATTCTCCATATATAGATCAGGTAATAAACAATTGTCGATGAATTGTAAGGCAAGAAATCTTTTGTGGCAAagcatatttgaaatatttattttctgttaaatTCTTATTTGATTTAGACTACTGTTTCAAATTACATTCTGaattatgagaaaaataatagGTAAGATTTATGGACATTTGAATGGAATATATTGTTATTTCATACATTCACAGATTGATACGGATATATGACATGTGATGGGGATAATGTTTGGTAACTATAACAAAGGTAATCAGTGCAACGAGATCTTTTGTCTCCACCAGAAATATAAACTGCTCTATTTTGTGTGGCTGAAAAGGGGCAGAACTTCTGCAGATGTTACGAGCTATGGGCAGCAGCATCATGAACAGCAGCTCACCCGGCTTTGCAGCCGTGCTGCTCTGCTATGAGCACCTGAACGGATCCTGTGTGAAAACCCCCTACTCGCCAGGTACCCGCCTCATCCTCTACACAGTGTTCATCTTTGGAACTGTGCTGGCTGTATTTGGAAACCTCTTGGTAATGATTTCCATTCTCCACTTCAAGCAGCTGCATTCTCCAACCAATTTCTTGATCGCCTCCCTGGCCTGTGCAGACTTCATGGTGGGAGTGACCGTGATGCCCTTCAGCACAGTGAGGTCCGTGGAGAGCTGCTGGTACTTTGGGGAGAGTTACTGTCAATTTCACACTTGTTTTGATGGGTCATTCTGTTACGCTTCCATCTACCACTTGTGCTTTATCTCTCTGGACAGGTACATTGCCGTCTCTGACCCCCTGGTCTATCCAGCCAGGGTCACTGTGTCTGTTTCTGGCTTGTGTATTgccttctcctggctcttctcgattattttttcttgttcccTTCTTGGCACAGGAGCAAatgcagctggcctggaggaTCTAGTAAGTGCTCTCACCTGTGTGGGAGGCTGTCAAATTGCAGTGAATCAAAGTTGGGTATTggtgaattttcttttatttttcatccccACCCTCGTGATGATAGTTCTTTACTCCAAGATTTTCCTCATTGCTGAACAACAGGCTAGAAAAATTGAGAGTCTGAGCGTTAAGACTGGGCGATGCTCAGACAGCTACCAAGACAGAGTGgccaagagggagagaaaggctgCAAGAACGCTGGGCGTCGCAGTGCTAGCGTTTCTGATCTCCTGGCTGCCTTACTTCCTGGATTCCATCATTGATGCCTTCCTAGGTTTCATCACTCCCACATGTGTTTATGAAATACTGGTTTGGATTGCTTATTATAACTCAGCTATGAACCCCTTGATTTATGCTTTCTTTTATCCTTGGTTTCGAAAAGCCATCAAACTCATTGTCACTAGCAAAGTCTTGAGAGTGAATTTTTCGacagtaaatttattttctgggTAAGTTCACTTTTAAGATGGAAGAATTGAAAATAGATTCATAGTGAACACATCATTGGGTAGAAAATTTAATCATATACTTGCAAGATCTTCCAAAGTAAAATATTAAGTTATGCTTCCGATATGACCTAAACACTTAAATTCAGTTTTATCATTCTTTGGTCAATATAACATAAAAACCTGGTTGTTATGGAAACAGCATGACCTTGGAGCCAGAAACGTTTAACACGGACCTGGGGCTGCTACTTCTCTCTGAACTTCACTGTGTTTCTCTAGTTAATAA
This window encodes:
- the LOC133047058 gene encoding trace amine-associated receptor 7a-like, with translation MGSSIMNSSSPGFAAVLLCYEHLNGSCVKTPYSPGTRLILYTVFIFGTVLAVFGNLLVMISILHFKQLHSPTNFLIASLACADFMVGVTVMPFSTVRSVESCWYFGESYCQFHTCFDGSFCYASIYHLCFISLDRYIAVSDPLVYPARVTVSVSGLCIAFSWLFSIIFSCSLLGTGANAAGLEDLVSALTCVGGCQIAVNQSWVLVNFLLFFIPTLVMIVLYSKIFLIAEQQARKIESLSVKTGRCSDSYQDRVAKRERKAARTLGVAVLAFLISWLPYFLDSIIDAFLGFITPTCVYEILVWIAYYNSAMNPLIYAFFYPWFRKAIKLIVTSKVLRVNFSTVNLFSG